One window of Nocardia sp. NBC_00508 genomic DNA carries:
- the hsaB gene encoding 3-hydroxy-9,10-secoandrosta-1,3,5(10)-triene-9,17-dione monooxygenase reductase subunit: MTSDGPEIDPRQFRNVLGQFCTGITVITTFDGDQAPIGFACQSFAALSLEPPLVLFCPTKASRSWAAIEKTGRFCVNVLAEQQRELCARFGSREPDKFAGTDWHTSDLELPVLDDALATIQCKVDSVIDGGDHYIVIGRVQTLSESTTTGRPLLFYRGQYTAIEPEKTTPAPWRADLEHFLTTTTLDTWL; the protein is encoded by the coding sequence ATGACCTCGGACGGACCCGAGATCGACCCACGGCAGTTCCGGAACGTGCTCGGGCAGTTCTGCACCGGCATCACCGTGATCACCACCTTCGACGGCGACCAGGCCCCGATCGGCTTCGCCTGCCAGTCGTTCGCCGCCCTCTCCCTCGAACCGCCGCTGGTGCTGTTCTGCCCCACCAAGGCTTCCCGGTCCTGGGCGGCGATCGAGAAAACCGGACGCTTCTGCGTGAACGTCCTCGCCGAACAGCAGCGCGAACTGTGCGCCCGCTTCGGCTCCCGCGAACCCGACAAGTTCGCGGGCACCGACTGGCACACCTCCGACCTGGAGCTTCCCGTCCTGGACGACGCCCTGGCCACCATCCAGTGCAAAGTCGACAGCGTCATCGACGGCGGCGACCACTACATCGTGATCGGCCGAGTCCAAACCCTCTCCGAATCGACCACGACGGGCCGCCCCTTGCTGTTCTACCGCGGCCAATACACCGCCATCGAACCCGAGAAGACCACCCCGGCCCCTTGGCGCGCCGACCTGGAACACTTCCTCACCACAACCACCCTCGACACCTGGCTGTGA
- the hsaC gene encoding iron-dependent extradiol dioxygenase HsaC yields MGIRSLGYLRIEATDMAAWREYGLKVLGMVEGKGADPEALYLRMDEFPARLVIVPGETDQLQISGWETADAAELQDIRTRLDAAGVPYKEGTAAELADRRVYELIRFDDPSGNTLEAFHGAALEHRRVVSPYGHRFVTEEQGLGHVVLSTKDDKAALEFYRDVLGFRLRDSMRLPPQLVGRPADGEPAWLRFFGCNPRHHSLAFLPMPTPSGIVHLMLEVENADDVGLCLDRALRKKVTMSATLGRHVNDKMLSFYMKTPGGFDVEFGCEGLEVDDHDWIARESTAVSLWGHDFTIGQRQQ; encoded by the coding sequence ATGGGAATCCGCTCACTGGGGTATCTGCGTATCGAGGCGACCGACATGGCCGCCTGGCGGGAGTACGGGCTGAAGGTCCTCGGCATGGTCGAGGGCAAAGGCGCTGATCCCGAGGCGCTGTATTTGCGCATGGACGAGTTCCCGGCCCGGCTGGTGATCGTCCCCGGCGAGACGGATCAGCTGCAGATCTCGGGCTGGGAAACCGCCGATGCCGCGGAGCTGCAAGACATTCGCACCCGGCTGGACGCGGCCGGTGTGCCCTATAAGGAGGGCACCGCCGCGGAACTCGCCGATCGCCGGGTCTATGAGCTGATCCGGTTCGACGACCCCTCCGGCAACACGCTCGAGGCGTTCCACGGTGCCGCGCTCGAGCATCGGCGGGTGGTCAGCCCCTACGGGCACAGGTTCGTCACCGAGGAGCAGGGGCTCGGGCACGTGGTGCTCAGCACCAAGGACGACAAGGCAGCACTGGAGTTCTACCGCGACGTCCTCGGCTTCCGGCTGCGCGACTCGATGCGGCTGCCACCGCAGCTGGTCGGACGCCCGGCCGACGGCGAACCCGCCTGGCTGCGCTTCTTCGGCTGCAACCCGCGCCACCACTCGCTGGCGTTCCTGCCCATGCCCACGCCGAGCGGCATCGTGCATCTGATGCTCGAGGTGGAGAACGCCGACGACGTCGGGCTGTGCCTGGACCGAGCGCTGCGCAAGAAGGTCACGATGTCCGCGACGCTCGGACGGCACGTCAACGACAAGATGCTCTCCTTCTACATGAAGACGCCGGGCGGGTTCGACGTCGAATTCGGTTGCGAGGGTTTGGAAGTGGACGACCACGACTGGATCGCACGGGAATCCACCGCGGTGAGCCTGTGGGGTCACGACTTCACCATCGGGCAGCGGCAGCAGTGA
- the hsaD gene encoding 4,5:9,10-diseco-3-hydroxy-5,9,17-trioxoandrosta-1(10),2-diene-4-oate hydrolase, whose amino-acid sequence MTSTVELTAESSSRFAQVRPGLRLHYHEAGVGNGPTIILLHGGGPGASSWSNFARNIPVLAEHFHVLAVDQPGYGRSDKPTEHPQYFVHSASALKDLLDHLQITSRVHLLGNSLGGGAAVRFALDYPERAGKLILMGPGGLSTNLFAPDPTEGVKLLAKFNYEPTRENLEAFLRIMVFDQSLITDELIDERFASASTPEALAATRAMGKSFASADFEKGMLWRDAYKLRQPVLLIWGREDRVNPLDGALVATKLIPRAQLHVFGGCGHWAQLEKFHEFNRLAIDFLAGVKEK is encoded by the coding sequence GTGACCTCGACCGTGGAACTCACCGCCGAATCGTCCTCCCGCTTCGCGCAGGTGCGACCCGGCCTACGGCTGCACTATCACGAGGCGGGCGTGGGCAATGGGCCGACGATCATCCTGCTGCACGGCGGTGGGCCGGGCGCGTCCTCGTGGTCGAACTTCGCCCGCAACATCCCGGTGCTGGCGGAGCATTTCCATGTGCTGGCAGTGGACCAGCCGGGATACGGCCGCTCGGACAAGCCGACCGAGCATCCGCAGTACTTCGTGCACAGCGCTTCCGCGCTGAAGGACTTGCTCGACCATCTACAGATCACCTCGCGGGTGCACCTACTGGGCAATTCGCTCGGTGGCGGCGCCGCGGTGCGGTTCGCGCTCGACTACCCGGAGCGGGCCGGAAAGCTGATCCTGATGGGCCCGGGCGGGCTGAGCACCAACCTGTTCGCGCCCGACCCGACCGAGGGCGTGAAGCTGCTCGCCAAGTTCAACTACGAGCCGACCAGGGAGAACCTGGAGGCGTTCCTGCGCATCATGGTCTTCGACCAGTCGCTGATCACCGACGAGCTGATCGACGAGCGGTTCGCATCGGCGAGCACGCCGGAGGCGCTGGCCGCGACCCGCGCCATGGGTAAGTCGTTCGCGAGCGCGGACTTCGAGAAAGGGATGCTCTGGCGCGACGCCTATAAGCTGCGTCAGCCGGTGCTGCTGATCTGGGGTCGCGAGGACCGGGTCAACCCGCTCGACGGCGCGCTGGTGGCGACCAAGCTGATCCCGCGCGCGCAGTTGCACGTCTTCGGCGGGTGCGGGCACTGGGCACAGCTGGAGAAATTCCACGAGTTCAACCGTCTGGCCATTGATTTCCTCGCAGGCGTCAAGGAGAAGTGA
- the hsaA gene encoding 3-hydroxy-9,10-secoandrosta-1,3,5(10)-triene-9,17-dione monooxygenase oxygenase subunit — MTQEVTERVEALLPTLRERAQEAEDLRRIPDESMKALQETGFFRLLQPKQWGGHAADPVVFYDTVRKIASACGSTGWVAGIVGVHNWHLALFAQQAQEDVWGEDTEVRISSSYAPMGAGTVVDGGYIVNGAWAWSSGCDHATWAVLGGPVIKDGKPVDFGSFLIPRDDYRIDDVWNVVGLRGTGSNTVVVKDVFVPSHRFLSFRAMSELKSPGLEQNTDPVYKMPWGTIHPTTISTPIVGMAYGAYEAHVEHQGKRVRAAYAGEKAKDDPFAKVRIAEAASDIDAAWRQLSGNVADEYALLVAGKEIPFDLRVRARRDQVRATGRSIAAIDKLFESSGATALANDTPLQRFWRDAHAGRVHAANDPERAYLMYGTHEFGLPVTDGMV; from the coding sequence ATGACGCAAGAAGTGACCGAACGGGTCGAAGCGCTGTTGCCTACGCTGCGCGAACGCGCGCAGGAGGCCGAGGACCTGCGGCGCATCCCCGACGAATCCATGAAGGCGTTGCAGGAGACCGGCTTCTTCCGGTTGCTCCAGCCGAAGCAGTGGGGCGGTCACGCCGCCGATCCGGTGGTCTTCTACGACACCGTGCGCAAGATCGCCAGCGCGTGCGGCTCCACCGGGTGGGTGGCAGGCATTGTGGGCGTGCACAATTGGCATCTGGCGCTGTTCGCGCAGCAGGCGCAGGAAGACGTCTGGGGCGAGGACACCGAGGTGCGGATCTCCTCCTCTTACGCGCCGATGGGTGCGGGCACGGTCGTCGACGGCGGCTACATCGTCAATGGCGCGTGGGCTTGGTCGTCCGGGTGCGATCACGCCACCTGGGCGGTGCTCGGCGGCCCGGTGATCAAGGACGGCAAGCCGGTCGACTTCGGCAGCTTCCTCATCCCGCGCGACGACTACCGCATCGATGACGTCTGGAACGTGGTCGGCCTGCGCGGCACCGGTTCCAATACTGTCGTGGTCAAGGACGTCTTCGTGCCGTCCCATCGGTTCCTGAGCTTCCGCGCCATGAGCGAACTGAAATCGCCTGGACTGGAACAGAACACCGATCCGGTCTACAAGATGCCCTGGGGCACCATCCATCCCACCACCATCTCCACCCCGATCGTCGGCATGGCCTACGGCGCCTACGAGGCGCACGTCGAGCATCAGGGCAAGCGCGTGCGAGCGGCCTACGCGGGCGAGAAGGCCAAGGACGACCCGTTCGCCAAGGTGCGGATCGCGGAGGCCGCCAGCGACATCGATGCGGCCTGGCGGCAGCTGTCGGGCAACGTGGCCGACGAATACGCACTGCTGGTGGCGGGCAAGGAGATTCCGTTCGACCTGCGCGTGCGGGCCCGGCGTGATCAGGTGCGGGCCACCGGCCGCTCGATCGCCGCCATCGACAAGCTGTTCGAGAGCTCCGGTGCCACCGCACTCGCGAACGACACTCCGTTGCAACGCTTCTGGCGCGATGCCCATGCCGGACGGGTGCACGCGGCCAACGATCCCGAGCGCGCGTACCTGATGTACGGCACGCACGAGTTCGGGCTCCCGGTCACCGACGGCATGGTGTAG
- a CDS encoding Rieske 2Fe-2S domain-containing protein, translated as MAITPQGSARVRELDVGTAPTRYARGWHCLGLAKTFRDGKPHAVNVFGTKLVVWADSSGELRVLDAYCRHMGGDLSMGEVKGDDIACPFHDWRWSGTSGKCTAIPYARRVPPLARTRRWITLERNGQLFVWHDVEGSQPPPEVTIPYIKGPYTDADGNPTEELDSGWTDWTWNSMLIEGANCREIIDNVVDMAHFFYIHFAFPTYFKNVFEGHIATQFLETKGRPDIGMASKYSGDTLLKSEASYYGPSYMINPLINIYSGYEVKSVLINCHYPVTQDSFVLQWGITLEKPQGVDGEMADRLAEKMTEGISVGFLQDVEIWKHKSKVENPLLCEEDGPVYQLRRWYDQFYVDLADVTEKMTQRFEFEVDTTKANEAWEAEVAENLRRKREAEEAEAGV; from the coding sequence ATGGCAATTACCCCACAGGGGAGTGCGAGGGTCCGGGAGCTGGATGTCGGCACCGCACCTACCCGGTATGCGCGGGGATGGCATTGCCTGGGTTTGGCCAAGACGTTCCGGGATGGCAAGCCGCACGCGGTGAATGTGTTCGGCACCAAACTCGTCGTCTGGGCCGACAGCAGCGGTGAACTGCGAGTACTCGACGCCTATTGCAGGCACATGGGCGGCGACCTGAGCATGGGCGAGGTCAAAGGTGACGACATCGCCTGCCCGTTCCACGACTGGCGCTGGTCGGGAACCAGCGGCAAGTGCACCGCGATTCCGTACGCGCGCCGGGTGCCGCCATTGGCGCGCACCAGGAGGTGGATAACGCTGGAGCGCAATGGTCAGCTGTTCGTCTGGCACGACGTCGAGGGCAGCCAGCCGCCGCCCGAGGTGACCATTCCGTACATCAAGGGCCCCTACACCGACGCCGACGGCAACCCCACCGAGGAACTCGACAGCGGGTGGACCGACTGGACCTGGAACTCGATGCTGATCGAGGGCGCCAACTGCCGCGAGATCATCGACAACGTGGTCGACATGGCCCACTTCTTCTACATCCATTTCGCCTTTCCGACGTACTTCAAGAACGTCTTCGAGGGTCACATCGCCACCCAGTTCCTGGAGACCAAGGGCAGGCCGGACATCGGCATGGCCTCCAAGTACAGCGGCGATACGCTGCTGAAGTCCGAGGCCTCGTACTACGGCCCCTCGTACATGATCAACCCGCTGATCAATATCTACAGCGGTTACGAGGTCAAGAGCGTGCTGATCAACTGCCATTACCCGGTTACCCAGGACTCCTTCGTCCTGCAATGGGGGATCACGCTGGAGAAGCCGCAGGGCGTAGACGGCGAGATGGCCGATCGGCTGGCGGAGAAGATGACCGAGGGCATCAGCGTCGGCTTCCTGCAGGACGTCGAGATCTGGAAGCACAAGTCGAAGGTGGAAAACCCGCTGCTGTGCGAGGAGGACGGGCCGGTCTACCAGCTGCGTCGCTGGTACGACCAGTTCTATGTCGACCTGGCCGACGTCACCGAGAAGATGACCCAGCGTTTCGAGTTCGAGGTGGACACCACCAAGGCCAACGAGGCGTGGGAGGCCGAGGTCGCCGAGAACCTGCGGCGCAAGCGCGAGGCCGAGGAAGCCGAGGCGGGGGTCTGA
- a CDS encoding MBL fold metallo-hydrolase, with amino-acid sequence MLVRHLDCATMCPVGGRALLGSGGLLTGALVGHCLLVETGDGLVLVDTGFGMGDVLDRSRLGFGTAQLLRPRLRPELTALHQIRALGYRCEDVRHIVLTHLDLDHAGGLSDFPDATVHVFADELDAATQRPTAGERRRYQPRQWEHGPRWLAHETGADSWFGFTAVPVLEDILMIPLIGHTRGHSGVAIRQSDGWLLHCGDAYFHHRQLESVKARPPVGLGIFEVLMGAVGQARVENLERLRTLRAEHGDRVRMFCAHDPHELAAFAAAPVR; translated from the coding sequence ATGCTGGTGCGCCATCTGGACTGCGCGACGATGTGCCCGGTCGGCGGGCGCGCGCTGCTCGGCAGTGGTGGGCTGCTGACCGGCGCGCTGGTCGGCCACTGCCTGCTCGTCGAGACCGGCGACGGACTGGTATTGGTGGACACCGGGTTCGGCATGGGCGACGTGCTCGATCGGAGCCGGCTCGGCTTCGGCACCGCCCAGCTGCTGCGGCCGCGGTTACGTCCGGAGCTCACCGCGCTGCATCAGATTCGCGCGCTCGGCTATCGGTGCGAGGACGTTCGCCACATCGTGCTCACCCACCTCGATCTCGATCACGCGGGCGGGTTGTCCGATTTCCCCGACGCCACCGTGCACGTCTTCGCCGACGAACTCGACGCGGCGACGCAGCGGCCGACGGCTGGCGAGCGCCGCCGCTACCAGCCGCGCCAATGGGAGCACGGGCCACGCTGGCTCGCCCACGAAACCGGTGCGGACTCGTGGTTCGGCTTCACGGCGGTGCCGGTGCTCGAGGACATCCTGATGATTCCACTGATCGGGCACACCCGAGGGCACAGCGGCGTCGCGATCCGGCAGAGCGACGGCTGGCTGCTGCATTGCGGCGACGCCTATTTCCACCACCGGCAGCTCGAGTCGGTGAAGGCGCGCCCGCCCGTCGGGCTCGGGATCTTCGAGGTGCTCATGGGCGCGGTGGGGCAGGCGCGGGTGGAGAATCTGGAGCGGCTGCGTACGCTGCGCGCCGAACACGGCGACCGGGTGCGGATGTTCTGCGCGCACGATCCGCACGAACTCGCCGCGTTCGCCGCGGCGCCCGTGCGCTGA
- a CDS encoding cupin domain-containing protein, protein MTDNRPPLAVALDLAPHPEGGWYRQTWRSPVEFTPEGYEGRRASATAIYFLLQPGEQSAPHTVRSDELWLWHRGGPLALNIGGEEVILGPDLEHGQVLQAVVPGGVSQAARPAGTDYVLVSCIVAPGFDFADFRLD, encoded by the coding sequence ATGACCGACAATCGACCTCCGCTCGCCGTCGCACTCGATCTCGCACCCCACCCGGAGGGCGGCTGGTACCGCCAAACTTGGCGCAGCCCTGTCGAATTCACGCCCGAGGGATACGAGGGACGGCGGGCGAGCGCGACAGCGATCTACTTCCTCTTGCAGCCGGGTGAGCAGTCGGCGCCGCACACCGTGCGCTCCGACGAGCTGTGGCTCTGGCATCGCGGCGGGCCGCTGGCGCTGAATATCGGCGGCGAAGAAGTGATCCTCGGTCCCGACCTGGAGCATGGTCAGGTACTCCAGGCCGTGGTGCCGGGCGGTGTCAGCCAGGCGGCCCGGCCGGCGGGAACGGACTATGTTCTGGTCAGCTGCATAGTCGCGCCGGGTTTCGACTTCGCGGATTTCCGGCTGGACTGA
- a CDS encoding saccharopine dehydrogenase NADP-binding domain-containing protein: MTSTEATASAPTIAVYGATGHTGGYLLTELHRRGLTPILVGRDADRIRAAATAAGLPEFEVRVAHLTDRAALVAAFTGADAVISSLPAYVNHGPAALAAAIDAGAHYTDMSGEQLFLKRVFDEFGPKAAAAGVTVISGITDSNLPGDLLGYLTTRRVTGPADVVLSHLSKSGGNGSKGSAETVFASLDWFRGGGWHYADGELRTGAAARHDKMTFPGDTEPTAVAKFPQPPVLTIPRHSDVSYVEGVLATSILDTLSGFTAELIDALPDEPGSDLRYDLVVDASGTDGRTVRGVVSGVDSYRDSALMAVETAVRLAGGAAAPGALAAAEAFDAAEFLDALAPFGITWRIEETGEQARHRA; the protein is encoded by the coding sequence ATGACATCGACCGAAGCCACCGCATCCGCTCCGACGATCGCCGTCTACGGCGCCACCGGCCACACTGGCGGCTACCTGCTCACCGAACTGCACCGCCGCGGCCTCACCCCGATTCTGGTCGGCCGCGACGCCGATCGGATCCGCGCCGCCGCCACTGCCGCGGGCCTGCCGGAGTTCGAAGTGCGGGTCGCGCACCTGACCGACCGCGCCGCCCTCGTCGCGGCGTTCACCGGCGCCGACGCGGTGATCAGCAGCCTGCCCGCCTACGTGAACCACGGCCCCGCCGCGCTCGCGGCAGCCATCGACGCGGGCGCGCACTACACCGACATGTCCGGCGAGCAATTGTTCCTGAAGCGGGTCTTCGACGAGTTCGGACCGAAGGCCGCGGCGGCGGGCGTCACCGTGATTTCCGGCATCACCGACAGCAATCTGCCCGGCGACCTGCTCGGCTACCTCACCACTCGCCGAGTCACCGGACCGGCCGACGTGGTGCTGAGCCACCTCAGCAAGAGCGGCGGCAACGGTTCCAAGGGCAGCGCCGAGACGGTTTTCGCCAGCCTGGACTGGTTTCGCGGCGGCGGCTGGCACTACGCCGATGGCGAATTGCGCACCGGCGCAGCGGCGCGCCACGACAAGATGACCTTTCCTGGCGACACCGAACCGACCGCCGTCGCGAAATTCCCACAGCCGCCGGTCCTGACCATTCCCCGGCACTCGGACGTCTCCTACGTCGAGGGCGTCCTCGCCACATCGATCCTCGACACGCTCAGCGGGTTCACCGCCGAACTCATCGACGCGCTGCCCGACGAGCCCGGCTCGGATCTGCGCTACGACCTCGTGGTGGACGCGTCCGGGACGGACGGGCGCACGGTTCGCGGCGTGGTGAGCGGCGTCGATTCCTACCGCGACTCGGCGCTGATGGCGGTGGAAACCGCGGTCCGGCTGGCCGGGGGCGCCGCGGCGCCTGGTGCGCTCGCTGCCGCCGAAGCGTTCGACGCGGCCGAGTTCCTCGACGCGCTGGCGCCGTTCGGAATCACCTGGCGCATCGAGGAAACCGGAGAACAGGCACGGCATCGGGCATAG
- a CDS encoding AraC family transcriptional regulator, which produces MDILSEAIAAIRTGSPTSGLFIRHAPWGRRYPVVPGAGFHVVLQGSCWVVPPNGEPMALGVGDVLVMPRGAEHDLVDSLDSPVTETALPGEPREIVGPGVRTALLCGAYELGRNRSHPILDELPEFIHLPARRGRHPALRGAVDLLAAEIAEPRPGSDAAVPALLETLLLFILRAWFDEQADTRASGWAGAFTDPAVAAALRAVHEDPARAWTVPDLSDVAGVSRATLARRFTGTVGEPPLAYVTRWRMLTAARLLRATDSSLGAVARRVGYTSEFAFAKAFKREYGSAPGQYRRAADSPPLVAV; this is translated from the coding sequence GTGGACATCCTGAGCGAAGCAATCGCGGCCATCCGCACCGGCAGCCCGACCTCCGGCCTGTTCATCCGGCACGCGCCGTGGGGCCGCCGGTATCCCGTGGTGCCAGGCGCGGGGTTCCATGTGGTCTTACAGGGGTCGTGCTGGGTGGTCCCGCCGAACGGCGAACCGATGGCGCTCGGCGTCGGAGACGTGCTGGTCATGCCGCGCGGCGCCGAACACGACCTGGTCGACAGCCTGGACAGTCCGGTCACCGAGACCGCGCTGCCCGGCGAGCCGAGGGAGATCGTGGGGCCCGGCGTGCGGACCGCTCTGCTGTGTGGCGCCTACGAACTGGGACGAAATCGCAGCCATCCGATCCTCGACGAGTTGCCCGAATTCATCCATCTGCCCGCCCGTCGCGGGCGTCATCCCGCGCTGCGGGGGGCCGTGGACCTGCTGGCCGCCGAGATCGCCGAGCCACGTCCGGGCAGCGACGCCGCCGTGCCCGCGCTATTGGAGACGCTGCTGCTGTTCATCCTTCGCGCGTGGTTCGACGAGCAGGCCGACACCCGAGCCTCCGGCTGGGCAGGCGCTTTCACCGATCCGGCGGTCGCGGCGGCGCTTCGCGCGGTGCACGAGGATCCCGCCCGAGCCTGGACCGTCCCCGATCTCAGCGACGTCGCCGGTGTCTCCCGCGCCACGCTCGCCCGTCGCTTCACCGGGACAGTCGGCGAACCGCCACTGGCCTACGTGACCCGCTGGCGGATGCTGACCGCCGCCCGCCTGCTCCGCGCCACCGACAGCAGCCTCGGCGCCGTCGCACGCCGAGTCGGCTACACCTCGGAATTCGCCTTCGCGAAGGCGTTCAAACGCGAATACGGCTCGGCCCCAGGTCAATACCGCCGCGCGGCCGACAGCCCGCCCCTGGTCGCGGTATGA
- a CDS encoding DUF427 domain-containing protein translates to MTEAKRGRVRVETGQKRVRVYLGGHLVADTVRSVLVWETPHYPTYYLPVADLHAKLEPHGTTQHSPSRGDATVYDVAVDGTTAGAAALRYHDSPLTELRDLVRLEWDAMDEWFEEDEPIYVHPRDPYSRVDILASSRHVRVEIDGVTVADSRTPRILFETGLPPRYYLPMTDARMDLLHPSATHTSCPYKGTADYWSVRLEGKEYPDYVWGYRTPLPESQKVAGLVCFYNEKVDIYLDGELQERPHSPFS, encoded by the coding sequence ATGACCGAAGCGAAGCGGGGACGCGTGCGGGTCGAGACCGGCCAGAAGCGGGTGCGGGTCTATCTGGGCGGGCACCTGGTGGCCGACACCGTCAGGTCGGTGCTCGTGTGGGAGACCCCCCACTACCCGACCTATTATCTGCCGGTCGCGGATCTGCACGCGAAGCTCGAACCGCACGGAACTACCCAGCACTCCCCGAGCCGGGGCGACGCGACCGTGTACGACGTCGCGGTCGACGGTACGACGGCCGGCGCCGCGGCGCTGCGGTATCACGATTCGCCGCTCACCGAACTGCGTGACCTGGTCCGGCTGGAGTGGGACGCGATGGACGAATGGTTCGAGGAGGACGAGCCGATCTACGTCCATCCGCGTGATCCGTACTCGCGCGTCGACATCCTGGCCAGCTCGCGGCACGTCCGGGTGGAGATCGACGGCGTCACCGTCGCCGACTCGCGCACGCCGCGCATCCTCTTCGAAACCGGTTTGCCCCCAAGGTATTACCTGCCGATGACGGACGCTCGCATGGATCTGCTGCACCCGTCGGCCACCCACACCAGCTGCCCCTACAAAGGCACCGCCGACTACTGGTCCGTCCGCCTCGAGGGCAAGGAGTACCCCGACTACGTATGGGGTTACCGCACCCCGCTTCCCGAGAGCCAGAAGGTCGCCGGACTGGTCTGCTTCTACAACGAGAAGGTCGACATCTACCTCGACGGCGAACTCCAGGAGCGGCCCCACTCGCCCTTCAGCTGA
- a CDS encoding acyl-CoA dehydrogenase family protein, which translates to MSIAEHQEFLASVRALLTKHAGSAAVRAAMDTELGYDPALWRLLCEQIGVAALAIPEEYGGFGASLVESLLVVGELGRTLAGVPMLGSAVLGAQAVLLSGDAEACSRLLPEVAEGTRTIAVCWAGESGWDEQGVHAADGALTGTAHYVLDGMSADTLVVVTPSGLFEVEPSATGVTRRSAPTMDPTRRLAEISFAAAHARPLGSGDPAPTIARLRHMAWAALAAEQVGAADRCLEMTVDYAKSRVQFGRVIGSFQALKHRMADMYVLLESARSASVAATAAVAADSPSAAEDVWAARVHCSEALTAIAAETVQLHGGIAITWEHDAHLFFKRAHADAQLFGTPRRPLTQSA; encoded by the coding sequence ATGAGCATCGCCGAACACCAGGAATTCCTCGCGTCGGTCCGGGCCCTGCTGACCAAGCACGCCGGTTCCGCGGCGGTGCGGGCCGCGATGGACACCGAACTCGGCTACGACCCGGCCCTGTGGCGGCTGCTGTGCGAGCAGATCGGCGTCGCCGCGCTGGCGATTCCGGAGGAGTACGGCGGTTTCGGTGCGAGCCTGGTCGAATCTTTGCTGGTGGTAGGCGAATTGGGCCGCACACTAGCTGGCGTACCGATGCTCGGTTCGGCCGTGCTCGGCGCGCAGGCCGTGCTGCTGTCGGGTGACGCCGAGGCGTGCTCGCGATTGCTGCCCGAGGTCGCCGAGGGCACCAGGACTATCGCGGTCTGCTGGGCCGGCGAAAGCGGCTGGGACGAGCAAGGCGTGCACGCGGCGGACGGCGCTCTTACCGGGACCGCGCACTACGTGCTCGACGGGATGTCCGCGGACACCCTCGTCGTCGTGACCCCGAGCGGTCTTTTCGAGGTCGAACCCAGCGCTACGGGCGTCACCCGGCGATCCGCGCCGACCATGGACCCCACCAGGAGACTCGCCGAGATCAGCTTCGCCGCGGCGCACGCCCGCCCACTCGGGTCCGGTGATCCGGCGCCGACCATCGCCCGGCTGCGACACATGGCCTGGGCCGCCTTGGCCGCCGAGCAGGTCGGCGCGGCGGACCGCTGCCTGGAGATGACCGTGGACTACGCCAAGTCCCGGGTGCAGTTCGGCCGGGTGATCGGCAGCTTCCAAGCGCTCAAGCACCGGATGGCGGACATGTATGTGCTGCTGGAATCGGCCAGGTCGGCGTCCGTCGCGGCCACGGCGGCGGTGGCGGCGGACAGTCCGTCGGCCGCCGAGGACGTGTGGGCCGCCCGCGTGCACTGCTCGGAGGCGCTCACCGCCATCGCGGCCGAGACCGTCCAGTTGCACGGCGGCATCGCGATCACCTGGGAGCACGACGCGCATTTGTTCTTCAAGCGCGCCCACGCGGACGCGCAGTTGTTCGGCACGCCGCGGCGGCCGTTGACCCAGTCGGCCTGA